One window of Candidatus Limnocylindria bacterium genomic DNA carries:
- the rplS gene encoding 50S ribosomal protein L19 has product MNDVLKTLASEQQKAEVPEVRPGDTVAVSVRVVEGNRERLQKFEGTVLRVRNGGLDHQITVRRIASGIGVERTFLVHSPRVEKIELLRHGHARRAALYFLRDRVGKAATIREKRR; this is encoded by the coding sequence ATGAACGACGTCTTGAAGACGCTTGCCTCCGAGCAGCAAAAGGCCGAGGTCCCCGAGGTGCGGCCCGGTGACACCGTGGCCGTGAGTGTGCGTGTCGTCGAGGGGAACCGCGAACGGCTTCAGAAGTTCGAGGGCACCGTGCTTCGCGTCCGCAACGGCGGGCTCGACCACCAGATCACCGTCCGCAGGATCGCCAGCGGGATCGGTGTCGAGCGCACGTTCCTCGTCCACTCGCCGCGCGTCGAGAAGATCGAGCTTCTGCGTCACGGGCACGCCCGCCGAGCCGCCCTGTACTTCCTCCGCGATCGGGTGGGCAAGGCCGCGACCATCCGCGAGAAGCGCCGCTAG
- a CDS encoding ribonuclease HII, whose product MPTLRFEKELWSKGLLRVVGVDEVGMAALAGPVVAAACLVTPDTKLIRRVKDSKLLARAEREDLFELIRSRVVRVGIGAASVAEIHRLNIYHASHVAMMRALRQIGDYDWVLVDGRRILDPTFAPGRHTEIVKGDTKSFAIAAASIVAKVTRDRLMTSLSLKYPGYGWEHNSGYPTIDHRTALRARGLTPFHRHDFGTVKLLRAVENQLELALASST is encoded by the coding sequence GTGCCAACGCTCCGCTTCGAGAAAGAGCTCTGGTCAAAGGGTCTGCTGCGCGTCGTCGGCGTCGACGAGGTCGGGATGGCTGCGCTCGCGGGACCGGTGGTGGCCGCAGCGTGTCTCGTCACACCGGATACCAAGCTCATCCGCCGCGTGAAGGATTCAAAGCTGCTCGCGCGCGCGGAGCGCGAGGACCTGTTCGAGCTCATCCGTTCGCGCGTCGTGCGTGTCGGCATCGGCGCTGCATCGGTCGCGGAGATCCACCGCCTCAACATCTATCACGCGAGCCATGTCGCGATGATGCGAGCCCTGCGCCAGATCGGTGACTACGACTGGGTGCTCGTCGACGGCCGGCGGATCCTTGACCCCACGTTCGCTCCGGGGCGGCACACCGAGATCGTGAAGGGCGACACGAAGAGCTTCGCGATCGCGGCGGCGTCGATCGTCGCGAAAGTCACGCGCGATCGTCTCATGACCAGCCTCTCGCTCAAATACCCGGGCTACGGGTGGGAGCACAACAGCGGTTACCCGACCATCGACCACCGTACCGCACTGCGCGCGCGCGGCCTGACACCGTTCCACCGCCACGATTTCGGGACCGTGAAGCTCCTGCGCGCGGTCGAGAACCAGCTGGAGCTCGCGCTCGCGAGCTCGACGTGA